Proteins encoded in a region of the Podarcis muralis chromosome 6, rPodMur119.hap1.1, whole genome shotgun sequence genome:
- the LOC114598154 gene encoding cytochrome P450 2J2-like — MPSEKGDSSHSALPGIKEDRTMLRALESLITLVPRKILRLMKLPWSRKHYPPGPLRLPIIGGMWRLGVMLSLDTFMKLAKQYGNICTIWIGPLPAVILSGYKAVKEGLINHSDDFADRPETPFVKSAAKNRGIVLSNGHTWKQQRRFSVVTMRKLGLGKKGMEHQIEEAAIELVEIFARAKGQPFDPSLHIINSVCNVICAMSFGYRFSVEDKEFLRLIEAIRISLQFGGSFFHGLYEILPSVMKFLPGPHKTALSSIEMVVSFAKNEIAKHKEDQTVHEPIDFIDFYLSHMERNKDDPYSTYNEDNLAQCIFDLFIAGTETTATTLQWALLLMVTHPDIQEKVYQEMEDVFGSSHSIRYQDRKKLPYTNAVIHEIQRSRYIFLIGLPRQSVKDVNLHGFHIPKGAVIAADLRSVLLDPKEWATPKKFNPNHFLDEDGQFVDREAFLPFGAGARVCPGEQMAKIELFIFFTSLLRAFRFQLPKGVREVNNKPIIGLTVRPRPYKLCAVPRCSHINN; from the exons ATGCCCTCAGAAAAAGGGGATTCCTCTCACTCGGCTCTGCCTGGAATAAAGGAAGACCGGACCATGTTGCGAGCATTGGAATCTCTGATTACTCTGGTTCCGCGTAAGATTCTGCGCTTGATGAAACTGCCCTGGTCCCGCAAGCACTACCCTCCTGGACCCCTTCGACTTCCCATCATCGGAGGCATGTGGCGGTTGGGGGTCATGCTCTCTCTGGATACTTTCATGAAG TTGGCAAAGCAATATGGGAACATTTGCACTATATGGATTGGGCCTTTACCTGCAGTCATACTGTCCGGTTACAAAGCCGTCAAGGAAGGCCTAATCAACCATTCGGATGATTTTGCTGACCGCCCAGAAACTCCGTTCGTGAAAAGTGCAGCGAAAAATAGGG GTATTGTACTTTCAAATGGTCACACCTGGAAGCAGCAGAGACGGTTCAGTGTGGTTACTATGCGGAAGCTggggctggggaagaaaggcatggAGCACCAAATAGAAGAGGCAGCCATTGAGCTTGTGGAGATCTTTGCACGTGCAAAGG GGCAGCCATTTGACCCATCCTTACACATCATCAATTCAGTCTGCAACGTGATATGCGCCATGTCCTTTGGATACCGATTTTCTGTTGAAGATAAAGAATTCCTGAGGCTGATAGAAGCCATTCGGATTAGCTTACAGTTTGGAGGCAGCTTCTTTCATGGC CTCTACGAAATTCTCCCGTCTGTCATGAAATTTCTCCCGGGGCCTCACAAAACCGCATTGTCCTCCATTGAGATGGTCGTTTCATTTGCGAAGAATGAGATAGCAAAGCACAAGGAAGACCAGACCGTGCATGAACCAATAGACTTCATTGATTTCTATCTATCTCATATGGAGAGG AACAAGGATGACCCCTACTCTACCTACAATGAGGACAACCTGGCTCAGTGTATTTTTGACCTCTTTATTGCTGGAACAGAGACAACTGCTACCACTCTGCAATGGGCACTGCTCCTCATGGTGACACATCCGGATATTCAAG AGAAAGTCTACCAGGAGATGGAAGATGTTTTTGGTTCATCTCACTCAATCCGCTATCAAGATCGGAAGAAGCTGCCCTACACCAATGCTGTGATTCACGAGATCCAGCGTTCAAGATATATCTTTTTAATTGGGCTTCCAAGGCAAAGCGTGAAGGACGTGAACTTGCACGGTTTTCACATTCCAAAG GGGGCTGTGATTGCTGCAGATCTCCGCTCTGTTCTTCTTGATCCTAAGGAATGGGCAACACCTAAAAAATTCAACCCAAACCATTTTTTGGACGAGGACGGGCAGTTTGTGGACAGAGAAGCATTTCTGCCATTTGGTGCAG GTGCTCGGGTGTGTCCAGGGGAGCAAATGGCAAAGATTGAGCTCTTCATCTTTTTCACCAGCCTGCTGAGAGCATTCAGGTTCCAGCTGCCAAAAGGAGTGAGAGAAGTCAATAACAAGCCTATAATAGGGCTGACGGTCCGTCCTCGCCCCTACAAACTCTGCGCTGTTCCCCGCTGCAGCCACATAAACAATTAG